A part of Brassica rapa cultivar Chiifu-401-42 chromosome A05, CAAS_Brap_v3.01, whole genome shotgun sequence genomic DNA contains:
- the LOC103868054 gene encoding serine/arginine repetitive matrix protein 1, with protein sequence MSGGFFRGTTADQDTRFSNKQAKLMKSQKFASELETLVDVSKVKMDVMKPWIATRVTELLGFEDEVLINFIYGLLDNKVVNGKEIQIAITGFMEKNTVKFMKELWTLLLSAQSNSSGVPQQFLDASVAETIKFKEQARKKAEADENNKLVNEIGRRKCYEDDIQGKIDSGVEHKVTNAMEAKPSRDRPEDERKVDEKVGGANERRRGSRSRSISRTNSGSRSSSGGRKSRSLSRSSDASISPRKRRPSYSRRRSRSRSLSRSLSPRRRRVRSPYGSRSRSPIRRHRSPSPQRRRRVSTPERRRQSSPPSRRRRSPSPPVRRRRSPSPPAKRRRSPSPSARRRRSPSPLARKRRSPSPPVRRRRSPSPPARRQRSPLPFRRRRSPSPVARRRRSPSPLYRRNRSRSRSPLAKRERSDSPGRSPSLVGSRRAPAGQRLPSPPARPRLPSPPAGQRLPSPPPRRAGSPSPMRLGGPQSANNLKSPSSSSLSPPGRKNGLPSPPVRRRRSLTPARERGSLSPAGRPVAKSPSHDKQGGSMSPVRGRGRSPPSRHQKARSPVRRRSPKPVTRRSQRSPSGSRSPDDSRRRRSPSWSRSSSRSPSPPVRRRPPSPSGRKHLRDRRSPGHPSEMRDREDRDQKSKLSRKQLPETVQEVGRVEHAKAQERKSEKLPERRSSHRMHHGSQMSPVSDKDFGRVENVEGKRQRPSQVEKEDNSDLDAKLNSDSKDKKRRKTKRSERDEAASDSNGSSDSDLEDRKEAKRRRKEEKKTKKEEKKRRREERRRKREERRGEKQKLKNREYSDSSEGEAEKSKNGEESDPKRLEIELRNKALESLKAKKGISH encoded by the exons ATGTCTGGCGGATTCTTCCGG GGTACTACCGCGGACCAGGACACTCGGTTCTCCAACAAGCAAGCCAAGCTGATGAAGAGCCAGAAATTCGCCTCGGAGCTGGAGACTCTG GTTGATGTGAGCAAGGTGAAGATGGATGTTATGAAGCCTTGGATTGCGACTAGAGTCACTGAGCTTCTTGGTTTCGAAGATGAAGTCCTCATCAACTTCATCTACGGTCTTCTTGATAACAAGGTCGTCAACGGTAAGGAGATTCAGATAGCTATCACTGGCTTCATGGAGAAGAACACTGTCAAGTTCATGAAAGAGCTCTGGACTCTTCTTCTCAGCGCCCAGAGTAATTCTAGTGGTGTCCCGCAGCAGTTTCTTGATGCTTCTGTCGCTGAAACCATCAAGTTTAAG GAACAAGCAAGGAAAAAAGCAGAAGCAGATGAGAACAATAAGTTAGTTAATGAAATTGGGAGGAGGAAGTGCTATGAGGATGACATACAGGGGAAAATT GACAGCGGCGTTGAACACAAGGTGACAAATGCCATGGAGGCAAAACCTTCAAGAGATCGTCCAGAGGATGAGAGAAAGGTTGATGAGAAGGTTGGAGGAGCCAACGAAAGGAGGAG AGGTTCACGTTCGAGGTCGATCAGCAGAACAAATTCAGGATCAAGAAGTTCTTCTGG TGGACGGAAATCAAGGAGCCTGTCTCGATCGTCAGATGCCTCCATCTCACCTAGAAAGCGGAGACCATCATATTCAAGGCGTCGATCCAGGTCACGTTCCTTGAGTAGGTCTCTGTCTCCTCGGCGGCGTAGGGTACGCTCTCCTTATGGAAGCAGGTCGCGGTCACCGATCAGACGTCACAGGTCACCATCACCACAAAGGCGCCGCCGTGTATCTACACCTGAGAGACGCCGCCAATCATCACCCCCTTCAAGGCGTCGCAGGTCACCATCCCCACCTGTTAGGAGACGCAGGTCACCATCCCCTCCTGCTAAGAGACGCAGGTCACCATCCCCTTCTGCTAGGAGACGCAGATCACCATCCCCTCTTGCTAGGAAACGCAGATCACCATCCCCTCCTGTTAGGAGACGCAGGTCACCATCACCGCCTGCTAGGCGTCAGCGGTCCCCATTACCATTTAGGCGGCGCAGGTCTCCTTCACCTGTAGCTAGACGGCGCAGGTCTCCATCTCCACTCTACAGGCGTAACAGATCACGGTCACGATCACCACTGGCTAAGCGGGAAAGGTCTGATTCACCAGGGAGATCTCCGTCACTAGTGGGTAGCCGCAGGGCACCCGCTGGTCAAAGGTTACCCTCTCCACCCGCTAGGCCAAGATTGCCTTCACCACCCGCTGGGCAAAGGTTGCCTTCACCACCTCCTAGGCGTGCAGGATCACCATCACCAATGAGGCTAGGAGGACCTCAGTCAGCTAATAATCTTAAATCACCATCATCAAGTTCACTGTCCCCTCCTGGTAGGAAAAATGGGTTACCATCTCCACCTGTTAGAAGGCGCAGGTCACTGACACCTGCCAGAGAGCGAGGCTCCCTATCTCCAGCTGGACGTCCTGTGGCAAAATCCCCTTCACATGACAAGCAGGGTGGATCTATGTCCCCTGTCAGAGGTCGAGGTAGATCTCCTCCCTCTCGACATCAAAAAGCGCGCTCTCCTGTTCGGCGTAGATCACCAAAACCTGTCACCCGGCGAAGTCAAAGATCTCCATCTGGTTCACGATCACCTGATGACAGCCGAAGGAGACGGTCTCCATCTTGGAGCAGATCTTCGTCTAGGTCTCCCTCGCCTCCTGTTCGCCGTAGACCTCCCTCACCTAGTGGAAGAAAACACCTGAGGGACAGAAGATCTCCGGGACATCCATCTGAAATGCGAGATAG AGAGGATAGGGATCAAAAGTCCAAGCTGTCTAGGAAACAATTACCAGAGACGGTACAAGAAGTTGGACGTGTTGAACATGCTAAGGCGCAAGAGAGAAAGAG TGAAAAGTTGCCAGAGAGACGTTCTAGTCACAGAATGCACCACGGTTCACAGATGTCTCCAGTTTCAGATAAGGACTTCGGTAGAGTAGAAAATGTGGAAGGAAAGAGACAGCGTCCTTCGCAAGTTGAGAAAGAGGATAACAGCGACCTGGATGCAAAACTTAATTCTGATTCTAAGgataaaaagagaagaaagactAAAAGGTCTGAGAGGGACGAAGCAGCCTCAGATAGTAACGGCAGTTCCGACTCTGACCTTGAGGATAGGAAGGAAGCTAAAAGGAGAAGGAAGGAGGAAAAGAAAACGAAAAAGGAGGAGAAGAAACGCAGGCGAGAGGAGAGACGTCGTAAAAGGGAAGAACGTCGGGGTGAGAAGCAGAAACTTAAGAATCGAGAGTATTCTGATTCGTCAGAAGGCGAAGCTGAGAAGAGTAAAAATGGGGAGGAGTCGGATCCAAAGAGGCTTGAGATTGAGTTGCGAAACAAAGCACTGGAGTCACTGAAAGCAAAGAAGGGCATCAGCCACTAA
- the LOC103868055 gene encoding laccase-2, with protein MAMWGLHYLLVAFLITITYGINAESAGITRHYTFHIQLKNITRLCKTKSIVAVNGKFPGPKVTAREGDNLQIKVVNHVSNNISIHWHGIRQLRSGWADGPSYVTQCPIQTGQSYVYNFTIIGQRGTLWWHAHIQWMRATVYGPLIILPKLYQHYPFPKPYKQVPIIFGEWFNADPQAVVQQALQTGAGPNASDAHTFNGLPGPLYNCSTKDTYKLVVKPGKTYLLRLINAALDDELFFTIANHTLTVVEADASYVKPFQTNIVLLGPGQTTNVLLKTKPIYPNATFYMLARPYFTGQGTIDNTTVAGILKYHHKPTSNHFNSSKNLPVINPSLPPINSTSYAANFTKMFRSLANSRFPANVPKIVDKKFFFTVGLGTNPCPKNQTCQGPTNTTKFAAAINNVTFILPNTTSLLQSYFSGMSKKVFTTNFPSAPVFPFNYTGVPPNNTMVSGGTKVVVLKYNTTVELVLQGTSILGIEAHPIHLHGYNFYVVGQGFGNFDPTRDPKQYNLVDPVERNTINVPSGGWVAIRFLADNPGVWFMHCHIEIHLSWGLTMAWVVLDGDLPNQKLPPPPSDFPTC; from the exons ATGGCTATGTGGGGTTTGCATTATCTTCTTGTGGCATTTCTGATCACCATAACTTACGGCATCAACGCAGAATCTGCAGGAATCACGCGACACTACACCTTCCAT ATTCAACTTAAAAACATCACACGATTATGCAAGACAAAATCAATTGTAGCAGTCAACGGAAAATTTCCAGGACCGAAGGTTACTGCAAGAGAAGGAGATAATCTCCAGATAAAAGTTGTTAATCATGTATCCAATAACATTTCCATACACTG GCATGGGATCCGGCAGCTAAGGAGCGGATGGGCGGATGGACCGTCGTATGTGACACAATGTCCAATTCAGACGGGACAAAGTTATGTTTACAACTTCACGATTATTGGACAAAGAGGAACCTTGTGGTGGCATGCACACATTCAATGGATGAGAGCCACCGTGTACGGACCATTGATCATTCTCCCAAAACTCTATCAACATTATCCTTTTCCCAAACCCTACAAACAAGTCCCTATTATCTTTG GTGAGTGGTTTAATGCTGATCCTCAAGCAGTTGTACAACAAGCTCTTCAGACTGGTGCAGGTCCAAATGCGTCAGATGCTCATACTTTTAATGGGTTACCAGGCCCATTATATAATTGCTCCACAAAAG ACACATACAAGTTGGTTGTGAAACCTGGAAAGACATATCTACTACGACTGATCAATGCTGCACTCGATGATGAACTCTTCTTTACCATAGCCAATCACACATTGACAGTGGTCGAAGCTGACGCTAGCTACGTTAAACCATTCCAAACCAACATTGTTCTTCTCGGTCCGGGACAAACCACCAACGTTCTACTcaaaaccaaacctatttaccCAAATGCAACCTTCTACATGCTAGCAAGACCTTACTTCACGGGCCAAGGAACAATCGATAATACAACCGTCGCAGGGATTCTCAAATACCATCACAAACCTACTTCAAACCATTTTAACTCTTCTAAAAACCTTCCTGTTATTAATCCTTCTCTACCTCCTATCAACAGTACGAGCTATGCAGCGAACTTTACAAAAATGTTTAGAAGTTTGGCAAATTCTAGATTCCCGGCAAACGTTCCAAAAATCGTGGATAAGAAGTTTTTCTTTACGGTCGGTTTAGGAACCAACCCTTGTCCTAAAAACCAGACCTGTCAAGGACCAACTAATACCACAAAATTTGCAGCAGCTATCAACAATGTGACTTTCATCTTACCAAACACTACTTCTTTATTACAATCATACTTCTCTGGCATGTCTAAGAAAGTTTTCACAACCAATTTCCCAAGTGCCCCTGTTTTCCCATTTAATTACACGGGCGTGCCACCAAACAACACAATGGTCTCAGGAGGGACCAAAGTCGTGGTCTTGAAGTACAACACAACTGTCGAATTGGTCTTGCAGGGCACTAGCATCTTGGGAATCGAGGCACACCCTATTCATCTTCATGGCTACAACTTTTATGTGGTAGGTCAAGGCTTCGGTAATTTTGACCCGACCCGTGACCCAAAACAGTATAACCTAGTTGACCCGGTTGAACGAAACACTATTAATGTCCCTTCCGGTGGTTGGGTTGCCATCCGATTCCTCGCTGATAACCCTG GTGTGTGGTTTATGCATTGCCACATTGAGATTCATTTGAGTTGGGGTTTGACCATGGCTTGGGTGGTTCTGGATGGAGACCTTCCAAACCAGAAGCTCCCTCCTCCTCCCTCGGATTTCCCTACATGTTGA